The Equus asinus isolate D_3611 breed Donkey chromosome 16, EquAss-T2T_v2, whole genome shotgun sequence DNA segment TGTCTCCCATCACCAACTTTTGGTCACATTATTATGTCATTGCAGTCTACTTTGTAATGGATTCAGTTTCTACTTCTATAGTCAATATAAAGGGCTTTGCTGTTGCAAAATCACTAAAGACTTTGCTGTTGCAGAATCACTAAACACTATGGACGTCTAGCCATTGGACATTTTAAGGTACAAACAGACTTTCGATGCATTATTAATTCCACATTATTGCTGTCAATTCCTTAGTTATTGTTCCTCCTCTGGATTATTTCCTTATTGTTCAAATAGTTCCACTTACATGAACTTCTTCCTGGGGATGATCCCTCTAGATTGATTCAAGGTGTATTCTGCCTCATACTACCTAATTTTCAAAAAGGATATATTCTCTCTTAGCCAAATTGCAATCTTATGAGACTGCCAGAAACTCTTAGGGCTTAATATTCTCTTTAACAAATTGAAGTGTTGGTAGAGGGATAGAAGTTCTGATTGTAGTATTTTGTGTGAAAAGCCAGCAAgtttaaacataattattttactCATGAACACTGCTGTAGTCTTTCTTCTCTctagaaaaatagtttttttaaaagcttagtaAATTCCCATTATATTAAAGCCATTCACATTGATCTATGCATGTAGTCCAGGATATgggtagaaagaaaaggaaaaatgataaagACAGGAATTTCTTCCATATTTCCTCCTTCCAGGTCTTTTACTTCTCACACACAAGCTGAGATAATCTTGGGAGCCAGCCAATTCAAAATTGAGTCTGATAAAGGGATGCACTTCCCAGACCGATGACTGACTCTCCCAGGCTCTAGTGACAGAAAAAATGCAAAGTTTCTTAAATACTTgaatgttctttaaatatttattttgttgcgAATTGTTCTATGTCCTAACAAAACTGCCGTGTGTTATGTCGTACACTAGACATGATGAACAAAGTCATATATTTCGTTTTTCCAGCATGTGGGCTAAGAATAAAATCTTGGTGCTGGAATTGAACGTTGTATTCTCCAGGCAAAGGAAATGGACATTTATTGGATGTTATTGCTGCTTTCTTCACCCTAATGACATTATGAAAGTTCTTTGactaatttaatttgaaaatattgtttctgTGTTTCAGGTCATGCAAGACAAGATAATTTGCCTTCCGAAAAGAGTTCAGCCTTCTCAGAACCACTCGTCCGTCTCGAATGTCTCTCAAGCAGTTGCCAGTACcaccccactgcctcctcctAAACCATCTCCTACCAACCCCGTCACCGTGGAAATGAAAGGACTAAAGACGGATTTGGACCTTCAGCAGTACAGTTTTATAAACCAGATGTGTTACGAGCGAGCCCTCCACTGGTATGCCAAGTATTTCCCTTACCTTGTCCTCATCCATACCCTGGTCTTCATGCTCTGCAGCAACTTCTGGTTCAAATTCCCTGGCTCCAGCTCCAAAATAGAACATTTCATCTCAATCCTGGGGAAGTGTTTTGACTCTCCCTGGACCACGAGGGCTTTATCTGAAGTGTCTGGGGAGGACTCGGAAGACAAGGACAACAGGAAGAACAACATGAGCAGGTCCAACACCATCCAGTCTGGGCCAGAAGGCAGTCTGGTCAACTCTCAGTCGTTAAAGTCAATTCCTGAGAAGTTTGTGGTTGACAAATCCACTGCAGGTGCTCTGGATAAGAAGGAAGGTGAGCAAGCAAAGGCCTTATTTGAGAAGGTGAAGAAGTTCAGGCTTCATGTAGAAGAAGGTGATATACTCTATGCTATGTATGTGCGCCAGACTGTACTTAAGGTTATAAAATTCTTAATCATCATTGCATATAACAGCGCGCTGGTTTCCAAAGTCCAATTTACGGTGGACTGTAATGTTGACATTCAGGACATGACTGGATATAAAAACTTTTCTTGCAATCATACCATGGCACACTTGTTCTCAAAACTCTCTTTTTGCTACCTGTGCTTTGTAAGTATCTACGGATTGACGTGCCTTTATACCTTATACTGGCTCTTCTACCGTTCTCTAAGGGAATACTCTTTTGAGTACGTCCGCCAGGAGACTGGAATTGATGATATTCCAGATGTGAAGAATGACTTTGCTTTTATGCTTCATATGATAGATCAGTATGACCCTCTGTATTCCAAGAGATTTGCAGTGTTCCTGTCGGAAGTAAGCGAAAACAAATTAAAGCAGCTGAACTTAAACAATGAGTGGACTCCTGATAAACTGAGGCAGAAGCTACAGACAAATGCCCATAACAGGCTGGAATTGCCTCTTATCATGCTCTCTGGCCTTCCGGACACTGTTTTTGAAATCACAGAGCTGCAATCTCTGAAActtgaaatcattaaaaatgtaatgaTACCAGCCACCATTGCACAGCTAGACAACCTCCAAGAGCTCTCCCTGCACCAGTGCTCAGTCAAAATCCACAGCGCGGCACTGTCTTTCCTGAAGGAAAACCTCAAGGTCTTGAGCGTCAAGTTTGATGATATGAGGGAGCTGCCCCCCTGGATGTATGGACTCCGGAATCTGGAAGAGCTGTACCTGGTTGGCTCTTTAAGTCACGATATTCCCAAAAATGTCACCCTTGAGTCTCTGCGGGATCTTAAAAGCCTTAAAATCCTCTCTATCAAAAGCAATGTTTCTAAAATCCCTCAGGCAGTGGTTGATGTTTCCAGCCATCTCCAGAAGATGTGCATACATAATGATGGCACCAAGCTGGTGATGCTCAACAATTTAAAGAAGATGACCAACCTGACAGAGCTGGAGCTGGTCCACTGTGACCTGGAGCGCATTCCTCACGCTGTGTTTAGCCTGCTCAGCCTCCAGGAATTGGACCTcaaagaaaataatctgaaatcCATAGAAGAAATTGTTAGCTTTCAGCACTTGCGAAAGTTGACAGTGCTAAAACTGTGGCATAATAGCATCACTTATATCCCAGAGCATATAAAGAAACTCACCAGCCTGGAGCGTCTGTCCTTTAGTCACAATAAAATAGAGGTGCTGCCTTCCCACCTCTTCCTATGCAACAAAATCCGATACTTGGACTTATCTTACAATGACATTCGCTTTATCCCACCGGAAGTGGGAGTTCTACAAAGTTTACAGTATTTTTCCATCACTTGTAACAAAGTGGAGAGCCTTCCAGATGAACTTTACTTCTGCAAGAAACTTAAAACTCTGAAGATTGGGAAAAACAGCCTATCAGTACTTTCACCGAAAATTGGaaatttactgtttctttccTACTTAGATGTTAAAGGCAATCACTTTGAAATCCTCCCTCCCGAACTGGGTGACTG contains these protein-coding regions:
- the LRRC8C gene encoding volume-regulated anion channel subunit LRRC8C, which codes for MIPVTEFRQFSEQQPAFRVLKPWWDVFTDYLSVAMLMIGVFGCTLQVMQDKIICLPKRVQPSQNHSSVSNVSQAVASTTPLPPPKPSPTNPVTVEMKGLKTDLDLQQYSFINQMCYERALHWYAKYFPYLVLIHTLVFMLCSNFWFKFPGSSSKIEHFISILGKCFDSPWTTRALSEVSGEDSEDKDNRKNNMSRSNTIQSGPEGSLVNSQSLKSIPEKFVVDKSTAGALDKKEGEQAKALFEKVKKFRLHVEEGDILYAMYVRQTVLKVIKFLIIIAYNSALVSKVQFTVDCNVDIQDMTGYKNFSCNHTMAHLFSKLSFCYLCFVSIYGLTCLYTLYWLFYRSLREYSFEYVRQETGIDDIPDVKNDFAFMLHMIDQYDPLYSKRFAVFLSEVSENKLKQLNLNNEWTPDKLRQKLQTNAHNRLELPLIMLSGLPDTVFEITELQSLKLEIIKNVMIPATIAQLDNLQELSLHQCSVKIHSAALSFLKENLKVLSVKFDDMRELPPWMYGLRNLEELYLVGSLSHDIPKNVTLESLRDLKSLKILSIKSNVSKIPQAVVDVSSHLQKMCIHNDGTKLVMLNNLKKMTNLTELELVHCDLERIPHAVFSLLSLQELDLKENNLKSIEEIVSFQHLRKLTVLKLWHNSITYIPEHIKKLTSLERLSFSHNKIEVLPSHLFLCNKIRYLDLSYNDIRFIPPEVGVLQSLQYFSITCNKVESLPDELYFCKKLKTLKIGKNSLSVLSPKIGNLLFLSYLDVKGNHFEILPPELGDCRALKRAGLVVEDALFETLPSDVREQMKTE